From the genome of Oxyura jamaicensis isolate SHBP4307 breed ruddy duck chromosome 2, BPBGC_Ojam_1.0, whole genome shotgun sequence, one region includes:
- the DECR1 gene encoding 2,4-dienoyl-CoA reductase, mitochondrial, with product MAAAAALLWRRGAHGGASVSLSGGRRFFSRGPNMLLQDSSALQAAFFSPLQKVMLPPNTFQGKVAFVTGGGTGLGKGMTTALSSLGAKCVIASRKLDVLKGTAEEISSKTGNKVYAIQCDVRDPVSVKNAVAELIQVAGHPDVVINNAAGNFISPSERLSANAWKTITDIVLNGTAFVTLEIGKELIKAQKGAAFLAITTIYAESGSGFVLPSASAKAGVEAMSKSLAAEWGKYGMRFNVIQPGPIKTKGAFSRLDPTGAFEKKMIERIPCGRLGTVEEIANLAAYFCSDYASWVNGAVIRMDGGEYVSMAGEFNELKKVTKEQWDMMEAMIRKTKGS from the exons AtggcggcggcagcagcgctGCTGTGGCGGCGGGGTGCCCACGGCGGCGCCTCGGTCTCCTTGTCCGGCGGCAGGCGG TTTTTCAGCCGTGGGCCAAATATGTTACTTCAAGACAGCAGTGCACTACAGGCTgcattcttttctcctcttcaaaAAGTGATGTTGCCACCTAATACCTTTCAAGGGAAAGTAGCCTTTGTAACTGGTGGAGGTACTGGGCTTGGCAAAGGCATGACGACAGCCTTGTCCAGTTTGGGTGCCAAGTGTGTTATAGCAAGCCG GAAGCTTGATGTTTTGAAAGGAACAGCAGAGgaaatttcttctaaaacagGGAATAAG GTCTATGCCATCCAGTGTGATGTGAGAGATCCAGTTTCTGTTAAGAATGCTGTTGCTGAACTAATTCAAGTGGCAGGGCATCCTGAT gTTGTGATAAACAATGCAGCAGGAAACTTTATTTCCCCTTCTGAACGACTCTCTGCTAATGCATGGAAAACTATAACTGATATCGTGCTTAATGGTACTGCTTTTGTAACTCTGGAAATTGGAAAGGAGCTCATAAAAGCCCAAAAAG GAGCAGCATTCCTGGCTATTACAACAATTTATGCAGAGAGTGGTTCAGGATTTGTGTTACCAAGTGCTTCTGCCAAAGCCGGTGTAGAAGCAATGAGCAA GTCTCTTGCGGCTGAGTGGGGTAAATATGGCATGAGATTCAATGTGATTCAACCAGGTCCAATAAAAACAAAG GGTGCTTTTAGCCGCCTTGACCCAACAGGCgcatttgagaagaaaatgattgAGAGGATTCCCTGTGGCCGTCTGGGAACTGTAGAAGAAATAGCAAATCTTGCTGCCTACTTCTGCAGTGACTATGCAAGCTGGGTTAATGGAGCA GTTATTAGAATGGATGGTGGAGAATATGTTTCTATGGCAGGAGAATTCAATGAGTTGAAAAAG gTTACCAAAGAGCAGTGGGATATGATGGAAGCAAtgattaggaaaacaaaaggctCTTAA